Within Populus trichocarpa isolate Nisqually-1 chromosome 6, P.trichocarpa_v4.1, whole genome shotgun sequence, the genomic segment AGGCCTCAAGCGAGAGAAACTAAGCCACCTCCACTTCTACTTCCATGACATAGTCAGTGGAAGCAACCCCACTGCTGTTCCAGTTGCCCGAGCAGCCATGACTAATAATTCTTTCTCATCATTTGGACTGGTCACAATGATGGATGACCCTTTGACGGTGAAGCCCGAGATCAGCTCCAAGCTTGTAGGAAGAGCACAGGGGATTTATGCATCTGCATCACAAAGTGAACTTAGTTTTTTGATGGCATTAAACTTTGTTTTCACGGAAGGGAAGTATAATGGTAGCACCCTTAGCATTCTGGGGCGAAACAGTGTGCTTTCTGGCATTAGAGAGATGCCAGTTGTTGGTGGGAGTGGGCTTTTCAGGTTTGCGAGAGGCTATGCTCAGGCAAAAACTCATGACCTTGACTTCAAAACTGGTGATGCTATTGTGGAGTATAATGTTTATGTCTTCCATTATTGAGTGGTTCTTGGgtgattttctattttcaagaaaaaaactgcGCTGCTGTAATTTGCTGAATACATCATATGCTCCTTGGTTGCACAGtgctttattaattaataaattaagttgttgaaaaattaattgCCCATGTCTTGATGGGCCAAGATATCTGTAAATAGAATGAAGCTGCCATTCCGCTGACACTTCTTTTCCCTTTGGTCCCCCGTCTACACTGCTTTCATTTTTTCAAGGTGTTCTACGCATAAAATCCCACTCGTCGGGTCTCGAATATTTAATTAGGCAACAATGATGTTGATTTTATGAGCTTATACATAGCCGTGTCAGTGTGGTCTTCTTGATAAGTAGATCCTTTCCAAGTGACAgtgactaaaatataaaatcactaGCCAGCtttgttgttttcttccttctttttgatggAATATTCGAGCTAACTAATGACACTGGAAAATAATGGCCAAAAGTAATAGCCAATATACCAAATTAATCGCATTGAAGGGGAGGAGTAGGGCAGTTTAGCCCTAAATGAAAGATGCCTTTAACTGATATTACTGTACTACTGGAAATCGCTAAAACTGGACTCGAAGGACATGCTTTAGTGTCCATGAAGTAATTGCAAGACGGGTTTCGTTGCTGTACTTTCACCTAGCTACTGTTAGCATATTTTAGAAGATAATTATTACCTTAAAGGATTCCTTTTAATCCATTCTTatcagaataaaaatatttgcaatCCCTTTCTTAGTACATCTAGCTATCCATCTTCTGCTTACAAACATAGTGAAGAATTGTTGATGATGAAGTATGGATCCACgttatggtgatttttttttactttttttaagaaaaaaatcacgctgtgcttaaattaattaaactaaagaGCGGGTGGAACGTGgaatattaaacaaattatcaagGCTAATTAAAGTATAAGTAAAAGACGAAAACAGACAACCAGAATCACACCTTGATGAAAATCTGCCCTTCAGATTATAATAATGACACTTCGTTTCATGCGGAGCGGTCACACTCAAGATTTGGCTCTGAGACCTTGATTTATGTGGTGAAGGATTTTGCATATTTACATGGTGAAAATGGCAAAGGCGATAGTGCATTCCATTCCTTCACGCAGAAGAATTCAAGACTAAGTCGgtttgtttacgcggctgcagctgcgttttaattaaaacgcagtCTACAACTGTTTGGTAACAATCCATACACAGTTTACTGTGTATGGaccccacatgttttttgcgTCTGTGACgcagaaaagaagaagcagcattttgctgctttgtgtttactgtgcatgctaattgcactgtaCTGTACAGTGCAATTAGCAGCAATTCACTGCATTGTtcgtgaattgcactgttcacgtggacagtttttttttttttcaattgtgttaagttttttaatattttttttttaaaaaaaaactagtatagattaaattaaattcacttgcactatgatgttaacaatatttttttttcaaaaaattagtgtaaagtgaattaaatttactcgcactgtaatatcaattttataccagataatattttatctaattttattacacgtataaaaactatagttcttatcgaatgaattttgtacgtaatagaattataaattatttaatagaataataaaaaatattttatataaaatattatttatttcatgatgtaataggaataattaattctacaatatttaaatgtaaaccatcaatattaatatatatttgtaaattattttataaccttaatttcaaaagcattcttaaccaaacatattaaactatttcaacctcaatttcaaccacagttttaaccaaacacctattttttcaaaccaacctcaattaaaagtactttttataaaacaacttttttcaaaccacaaccacaacagctaccgcaataccaaacacactaagTGTGTTTGTTTCCGTGGTTGCTTCTGCGTTTGAAGGAAACCACGGAAACAAATAGTTTGGTAAAATGAGAAACGTTATTTACTGTGCGTAGGACCCACCAGAATTAACGTTTCAAACGCCGGTTCGCCGAAAGCAACATTTATCTGCTTTTTCCTTAGCGTTTGTGCAGAgggaattaattcactctgcactgttcaagtgaacaGTGCAGAGAGAATTAATTCACTCCGCCTGTTCACTTCAAGAAAAGTGCTGCAGCAGCTGCATTAGTTGCCTTGAAAGATCAAGCAAATCTGCCAATGAAGTTAGATGAATTTGGCAGAGATATCAACTTACAGAAACGGATGGATATGGAAAAAAGGGCTAAGGCTCGTCAACGCAGGAAAACTCGTTTTGATTCGAAGAGATTGTCATGCATGGAGGTGGATGGTTCTGACGAGAAAATTAAGGGAGAGTTGAGCACGGATGAGAGTGAGAGTGACAGTGAAAAAAATGATGCTTACCAGTCAACCCGTGATTTGTTGCTCCGGACTGCTGAGGAGATCTTCAGTGATGCTTCTTCTAATATTCCCAACTTTCAGTGGTGAAAGAAAGATCTGAAACATGGAAGAAAGAATATTGAAGTGAACAGTGCccagtgaattaattcacttggcACTGTTAACGTTAACAATGTCTCCAATGTGCATTGGACCCGTATGacccattgaattttttttttaattatgtttgacttgaaaaaatattgtttaatattattcaataacattatATAACAtagtatttgcagaatttgatcgcaatttcaatttcacttctaatgatattttacctgattttgttgcacggtcaaaaaaccatgaaaattgaaattcttattggatgaatttcatacgtgatgaaattatagataagttaatgaaacaataaaaaatatttgatataaagtattatttatttaataatataatatttgtacttaaatttacaatatttaaattaaaaaccatcaatattaatatatatcttttttaatttttttataacctcaatttgaaaagcattttttaaccaaacacattaaactactttttgttcaacctcaatttcaaccacagttttaaccaaacatatatttttccaaactaacctcaactaaaagcactttttataaaacaacttttttcaaactacaaccacaacagctatcgcaataccaaacacactcggAGACTCAGAATTAAATCCCTTTCTTAGAGGAGGAGGgttcaaaaaaacacaaagaggGTTAAAAAAACCTAACGCAAGTGAGGATCCTACAAGAAGCAAGTCAAGATTTGATTCAGTTATATAGCCTAAGAGATACTATTATAGACCAACAAATAGTctaatctcaaaataaaatttttaacaacttaaaattacaataatacaAGATTTGATGGTTTAATTAGGCTTAAATCTTTTCAAATGATTCTATAGCggttattttatgaataataactttgttatttttagactATTGGATTTCTCGAAATTAGTTctagaatttattatttgagttaattttgttattttttctaggattttttggaatattattttatttcggATTGTGTTTTAATTTCCTTTATGCTTTTAGATTTTAAGTTGTTTTCTAATGGAGTTaattgacttagtttttttttttctcaatttcatcatttaatattgtgtttgattgagaattatgcttaatgattttttttttattttctttttattatgttattttggcCTCATAACTCGAAAATAATGCTTAgtgggttaacccgagttaacttaaCTCATTTCTTatgttatgtttttaattaatttttttaaaaatttcattgttcaaCATTGGATATGATAAGGCGATTGGGGATTGagtttcaatatttgttttaattttctctctatttatttaagtCTCATAACCAGAGTCGCGAATTTGGTAGGTTAATTCAGGTTAAATCaagttgtctttttttctttctatgaggttatcttagtTTCAAGAttcaggtcatgagtttgatggattgacttgagtcattttttatgttcgtttttaaattgatttctttttttaatctcatcatttaatattatgttgattaagaattagattttgtaatttgtttcagttttctttctatggagttatcttggtcttatgacataggtcacaagtttgacaggttaacttgagtcgctttttttagttgattttgttttatttcatcttttaatattgggttgattgtgAATAAggttgttgctacccaatttttgacccatgttttgataaatttttagaaaaatccaaaaatagcgaaaaacattgaaaatccaaaaaatacatttttaatacatttgcatcgtttttagcatttttagcatcgtctcaaaagaatttaaattttcaaagacatttggaacgcgttcaacttttaacgtgttatttttaaaatcattgattttcctcattgagtcgatgttgatttgctcgttttcaaaaaatataaaaaaaataagaaaaatcaaaatttacaaaaaaagaagttgagggaccaattttgaaaaCCTAGTAatatttttgcctataaatactgGTCTTCAACACACACAAAGGGGGGcacttttgaaagaaaaaaaaaaaagggaaacctaaccctaaaatcCATCTCCACTCGAAGCAGCCGCCGCCCCCcactcctgattttttttttcttcttcctcaacCCGGCCATCTCTGCTCCTGATCTTCACTGCCGCCACACCCACATCAACCTCTCTCGGCCACAGCTCCCCCACACGCGGCCAAACCAGCCATCGCCATTCCCCCATTTCCACTCATCTTCAAGTCCCAGCCTACAGAACAGACCCCCTCCCTTTTCCCGACCATCTACTCCCCTCACCTCATTGATTTCCCTCTCCATACCCACAAACCAGAATCAATCAAAGTCGCAGCATCCCGGCTAACCCAAGAGTCCCATCTCCATCGTTTTCATCTCCTCCTCCCAGCCGCGGTGTCTCCGCCTCAACACAGCCAACACCCTCTTCATCTCCCTCAACCAGCCTCCAGCTGCAACCCAGGAACGACAGCGCCCACAGACGTCGTCCCCTTCCTCACCCACCAACTCTCCTTTGCACAGACCGGCCTCCTGCTCGCCTTCTCGCTCCACCAGCGCTCGCAGACCCAACAGCCTCCAGCGGCGGCCTGAACACAACGGCACCTACAGATCAGCAGCCATCCTTCCTCCTTCTGCCAGCTACCTGAAGCGGAGGGGAAGACGAAAAAAACCCATAGAAGAGCCGATCTGCAGTGAAGCAGATctaaaggaaaagagagagaggcagaCCTAAAAACCATGAAAGAAGATTAAAACAGTTTGCCTATTGTGTTTTTCTGGTATTTTGCAGGTCACTGCCGGCGAGGAGGGGAAGAAAAGAGGAAGCCGTGACTGACCCTCCTGCTTGCCTGGGTTTTcttgcggcggcgcgtgaacccacgcgtcGCCATTGGTGGTGGCGCGTGGGGAGaccacgcgccgccactgttcctgcGGTTGCAGAAGGCCTTCCCTGCAATTTCTGGAGTTTTAGgggttattttgtaaattttaaattatttaatgtaatttttgtttagttttgaattttttacaatttgtAGTGTGGAtgtaccaaaaaaagaaaagaaaagaaaaaaagaaaatatagtgaaagtgaatgtgttgtttgtattttgtttatgaatgtttctttttttagggataaaattgcaaagaataaagaagaatttaatattttgatttgctcacggataaagaattatgaacttacacgtaagtcgtatttctaaaattcgatgaaagaacaaaatttttaaaacttctttaacacatcaagtccacgaagcagcttacctgaggtagggtgtgttaggggtgctaatatctttcctaaccacaaccagtcccttacccggtgaatctctgacaagaccagtacacccGGGTTTTCTAgtagccctcaattaaatactaggtggcaactccaacaaaccaatcaaagAAAACGAGAAAtgaaaaatcgccagccgatgtCGCGTGGATTTTGACATGCAAcaaagattttataatttattttgatttgatttgttttctataaagttatcgtagtctcataacccgggtcatgattttaacatgttaacccgagttaactcgtgtcaattaattatgttgttattttaatattaaaaatagatgttattttggaaaaaaaatagtcaaaatatgttttaaagaTCATCTAGGTTGCTTTTGAACCCGTAAAATTAACTGGATCACATCAAATCAAACctcatatagtttttttttcaaaaaaaataacatctgaaattttttttagtttcaagaaaaaaatttaattaatttgaagcgtAGCGCATATTATACTACATGTGAAGTTGGTCCATAAGCCGTAGTGAAAAgaattttccatttttattaCTTGTCTTGTATGGCAAGCGCATATTTCAAGCTCGGTTCTCGACAATTACGCCATAAGATGCCAATAATAATTGTATATATCggtttttcttaataaaaaaatagaatatatattttttttaatatgaagttttgatttaaaaaaaaacaagaaaaaaagcatatttaattaagttttatttgctTATCAAAGAGTTTAGAGTTTcttaaacctaattttttattgactcGATGCCTAATCTAGactggattttaaaaaaattaaattaaaattaaccttAAATCATTTGATTTAGTTGATCAATCTATTAACTTTTTGAACCCAtcaaaattctatttaattgacaaaattctttaaattgaaATTGCTTTAACTATGGATACCGAGCTATAAGCCACTTTATCCCATCAAACTCAGCACGAGTACGCACATGCCCAAAGAGAAACACTCTCATTTCTTCATTATTAGACCCAACTCAATCACAAACCTCGAACCAGACACAGGCCCAAAAAACCCAATACCCACAAACACAAACCGTAGTCCAAAACCACCTATAAATTGCCATCTAGGGTTTTAATTCCTTCTTTACACCCTACCTCCGCCAGCCCCCTCTCTCACAAACACAAAATGCCGGCTGGTCACGGTCTCCGGTCTCGCACAAGAGATCTCTTTGCTCGTCCCTTCAGAAAGAAGGGTTACATTCCATTGACAACCTACCTCAGAACCTACAAGATTGGAGACAATGTAGACATCAAGGTTAACGGCGCTGTCCACAAGGGTATGCCTCACAAGTTCTACCATGGACGTACTGGACGTGTCTGGAATGTCACCAAACGCGCCATCGGCGTCGAGATCAACAAGCAGGTATATTAATCTCCTTGTATCCTTAACTGTATCTTAGGGTTTTTGGTAAGAGTTTTCTAGTGCACTTTATGTGTTTGGTGATTTGTTTGTGTGAAAATGATAGGCTTTTACTTATAGGTTCGATATGTATAGACAGTTTGCTTCGTGGTTGACAtgggtttcttttttatatctaaaagaTGCTGTGAGGGTATCtatttgtgattttgtttttgttattgatgAATTTGAGGTTGtcttataaggtttttttttttactttgtttgaaGATTTGAGCTTATTTTCATAACCAGTAATTTTGAAGCTGAAGTAACTAGCTGGGTTGGTTttacttttttggtttaattacTGCTTAGACATCTTTGCTTGTGCTTAGCTTTTGAACTGTTTAATTTAGCCATTTTGTATGAGATTGAGGTAACCAACCTGCCACGCCCACCATACGTGGACTATGCTCTTTCGCTTCCCTGTCCGTGAAGGTGGATCAAAGAAGGGTCCAAACCGAGCTCACACCTCCTTCATTGTCGTTGGTCCTTTCTTTCGTCgtggtcctttttttattaaatcttttcttttgatttgtttctgcTGAATATTCAAATGAGCCCCTGTATCATTGGTTGCATGACATGGGTGATCTCTTTTTAGCTTGAACTGTAGACGGCCTTATTTAAGTATTCATGGAAAACGAGCGTGAAGATTATATCTTTGTTTAATAGGTTTTTACTGAATTTCCATCTGACATTATTACACACCATTGCTCAGCGTGGCCTCATATTTTGTGCTTTGCATATCACCGTAACGGATTGACCTGCCTGTTTGTTTCTGAGATGGTTGCTTGTGTTGTTTTAGTGATTGATGCTTTTTACTGTTTACTATAATTTGAGCAATGGAAGGCTTCCATGTTAATCCCTTTCATTTTTACAGGTGGGTAACAGAATCATTAGGAAGAGGATCCATGTTAGAGTGGAGCATTTGCTGCCTTCAAGGTGCACTGAGGAATTTCGTctcaggaagaagaagaatgatcaACTGAAGGCAGAGGCTAAGGCCAGAGGTGAGGTTATCAGCACAAAGAGGCAGCCACAGGGTCCTAAACCTGGTTTCATGGTGGAAGGTGCGACATTGGAAACTGTTACACCCATTCCATATGATGTTGTTAATGATCTTAAGGGCGGTTACTAGGCCCCCTCTCAACTTTTTGTCGTGCAGTTTGGTTTGTGTCAACTGGGGCGAGTCATTGGTATTTTCAGTTTCAGTTTACATTTCACTGTTAGAGATCAGCAAGATTATAATATACTTGTGGGAATTTGGAATTCATTTAAAGTAGTTTTCGAATTAAATGTTTTCCCTGCACTTTTGCGTTTCATTTTCCTGCTCGTTAGGGTGGCTTGTTTTGAAGAAGCATCGGTTGCCTTTTCAAAATATTCCTGATAATTCAAGTATTGAATGTTTACCAGTTAAGCCACCCACTTTTTTCTTTGCCTTCGCGACATCAACTTGTTATTTTACTGTCGACAGCTGATAGGCAAGTTCTTGGCATACTGTCCGACATCAACTTGaacgtttgttttttatttataaatgtattaaaataataattttttatttttaaaaaattattttttatattagtatatcaaaatatttgaatatatatatataaacaatttcaaaaaaaattaattttttataaaaaatggatTCCACTGCATTCCCAAATGTTAATATTTAAACTGACGGGTCAAGGATTTTAGTCTCTAAGCTCCTTATGCGTTAATGTATGATTAATGTTCACAGCTAGTTTTTCGGCCATGCATTTGCTcttgctttgttttcttctgttttggCCTGCACCGTGCGTTGGGACTTGGTGGCAACTATTTTTCATGTATCACGCAAAACTGGATAGAGGAAAGGCATGGCAGTCCCCTTTTTTCGTTTTTAAGCTGGCTAAATTCCAGTAGTAGTTTGTGCCAGTAAATCGAAATTCATTTGCGAAAAAATTATCCATGTTAAAGAAAATCTGCGAGTTAGAAATTAGGAATGCATAAAATTGTTACATAATAAGCAGCAGTCAGCGAGTTAATTGTAGTTCTTTTGAGACCTGTTGAATAAAACTTTGACACATCTCTGTATCCGTGGCATGCTTGCCTCTGTTGTTATTTGTTGTCATCTTAAGAAGgcccctctctttctctctctggaaaagattaaaaaagaccgtctcttcaaagaaaagaatatgTATTTTACAGCAAGCCTGTCACGAGCACTACAGAAGTGACTTGGGGATCTAAGACAAATTATTCTCTCGAAGAAAATATTCACTAGCTAGTGATTTGAAATGATTTGAACCCTTTATTCATGTTGAAAGAATCTTACCATACAATCAAGACATTAAGCTTGAGGACCCCCCCTCTCTTCCCAACCAAGAAGAAGCTGAGTCTACAAGATCAAGCTGAAGCTGATGCTGAAAGATGAGGATATCCTATGcactcttctctcttctctcctgCTAGTCTCAGGTTATTCTCTCCCCTCTCTTCCAACCAAGAAGAAGCTGAGTCTACAAGATCAAGCTGAAGCCAGAACGATGAGGATATCCTATGCATTCTTCTCTCTCCTGCTCCTGCTAGTCTCAGGTCATTCTCTTATCACCctacaaataattaatcatttcaCATATGTTCTACCATTACATTGTGTGTGAGTTTGGCAGATTACCAATTAAAGCAGAAATAGAtgttaaaatcaacaaatcatgTTAACATGCCATAAACTGCTGGAGTCTGGACCTATGGCATTTGGGAGGTTAGGCATTCATGCTTCTTTGTTccactcaaatttttttcttttcatattggCAGCTGAGTTTAGCCATGCCAGGGCAATCCATGGGGCCAGTGCGGCGAGGATTCCAGAGCACACGTGCCACAAGCTGCTAAGCATGAACAGATGTGACTTGCAGAAATGTAACCAAGAGTGTTCCCAGGAACCTCTAGGGGTAGGAGAGTGTAGGAATGCCAACTGTTCTTGCACATATTATTGCAAGCAACCTCCAATGTAATGCATTCCCATACTGCTGTGTCACAATGCCGGAGTTTGTATTCAGGCACGTACATAATACACATTTAGATCTAGGGCATCGTCATGATGGCATAAGATGAGTCTTCACTCATATGTAAAGGGATGCAGTATTTTGGTACAAAATCAGCgaaatgttttttgattttgCTCTTCCTATCATTCACTGCCATCTATAGGTGTTGTCTTACACAAAGCAACAATAATTGGCTCGGAAGACAGTCTGCAGAATGACTTGGGTTAAAATCAAGTCGTGACTGTCATGTGATTTGTCTCTTTTAATCATGtctcccctctctctccctctctctcataAAATGTAACcaaattaatgaagaaacaaGATACATCAATGGCAATAATAGAAGCACACACTATGAAGCTTAGGATCCATGTGTGCCCATTGCCCATGGCCATTGAATTTTTCCAAGCACTCTGCATAACAAGCCTTGAGAATGCAATTGGAAGGGTTCAACTCGATTTCACATATAGTACCTTCATAAATGTTTAGTTGTGATGCTATTAACCAAACTGATAAATGTTTAGGTAGGAATTCTAGatactataaaattatttttatattaggtcCAACGTTGACTTTTGTCAAAGTAGGgattgtgtcttttttttacccaaacCAATACAACTTTTTAgtttaagtttaaaataaaaacattaggTTTATGCAATCCTCGGGCATAAtgaatatatttcattttaaaacaaataacaatgcaacttatcttATGTAGGATAAATAGAGTGATCATATCTTTCCTATTATATAATCAACCTCTTATTTAAAACATTTGAAGACCAGTTAGGATTTTGAGTAATCATAAGACTAGATGAtgagttttcttcttttttttttttttaatttcatcccttttaACTTATAGTTCACTAAGATGTCCCATGTGacatataatatttctaattagtACACAAACAAACTAGCCTCGGTGTTCGCGTTTCGCTACGGGGTTGGACTAttgtttttgcataaaaataatgattagtTACTACAAGCGtgtttagaaaaagaaagaaaaatatgatacTCATATCATAGACTCGAGTGGATT encodes:
- the LOC7455629 gene encoding dirigent protein 22: MAKIFANATSSFIFLFNVILFSLTLAAAKPEGFSRNLSPKTLGLKREKLSHLHFYFHDIVSGSNPTAVPVARAAMTNNSFSSFGLVTMMDDPLTVKPEISSKLVGRAQGIYASASQSELSFLMALNFVFTEGKYNGSTLSILGRNSVLSGIREMPVVGGSGLFRFARGYAQAKTHDLDFKTGDAIVEYNVYVFHY
- the LOC7479510 gene encoding 60S ribosomal protein L21-1, whose amino-acid sequence is MPAGHGLRSRTRDLFARPFRKKGYIPLTTYLRTYKIGDNVDIKVNGAVHKGMPHKFYHGRTGRVWNVTKRAIGVEINKQVGNRIIRKRIHVRVEHLLPSRCTEEFRLRKKKNDQLKAEAKARGEVISTKRQPQGPKPGFMVEGATLETVTPIPYDVVNDLKGGY